In the Leptospira limi genome, one interval contains:
- a CDS encoding right-handed parallel beta-helix repeat-containing protein, with translation MEKTKKTLIGILMAIFLTFGLNFCNSEDPANSAFVHVTMMDNAFHPPVIRTYKGGKIRFVNEGNNPHNAISINKDWSTETSFGNLAMFRGAHTDVFFPEEGVFPYFCSFHASPDGKIGMTGVAVIGNASYNPQANTSKSKISKTWTGVTRKVPSQYKTIQNAVDAASPGDLVLVANGIYKEEVTVTTPSITIRGEDRNLTIIDGEFLRGNGIMVVGADGVAVENITTRNATLNGVYWTGVKGYRGSYITAYNNGDYGVYAFDSVDGLIEHSFASGSPDSGFYIGQCNPCNAIINDVISENNALGYSGTNSSGNIYLLSSIWRKNQLGIGPNTLDRELLPPQKQMVVKKNIVYDNNNANAPSKKLEYPSIGNGIALLGALENVVEGNLVFNHNNYGILVTMNIDENIWISNNNIVRNNQVYHSGRGDIALSGPVNVGNCFEGNTYGVSSPPFLESLQSCSGIRYPHIGDLSSSIGLLALFVQANLKEFVLGSYKNQPIPPAQSNMPKELLAKVVPAHDVFETNKGLIDTAELPKMDQKDFEAQTNKMYTSGWRVHFPGTLKTWYFHIMGYLLPFAIFAAWTGLAMLDRFSIVGAKVDKYFWLILLLPFIGSLVYLFSKDSKISPIVRNTVVFGGILLFLTILAYAGYAMTAVTEPSIT, from the coding sequence ATGGAAAAAACCAAAAAGACATTGATAGGGATCTTAATGGCAATCTTCTTAACCTTCGGTTTGAATTTTTGCAATTCGGAAGATCCGGCAAACTCGGCTTTTGTTCATGTGACGATGATGGACAATGCCTTTCATCCTCCAGTGATTCGCACCTACAAGGGTGGGAAAATTCGTTTTGTGAACGAAGGAAATAATCCACATAACGCTATCTCCATTAATAAAGATTGGTCGACTGAAACCAGTTTTGGCAACTTAGCAATGTTTCGTGGTGCACATACAGATGTGTTTTTTCCAGAAGAGGGTGTGTTCCCATATTTTTGTTCCTTTCATGCATCTCCTGATGGAAAGATTGGAATGACGGGTGTTGCTGTCATTGGTAATGCAAGTTATAATCCACAGGCAAATACCTCAAAATCGAAAATTTCAAAAACATGGACAGGTGTGACAAGAAAGGTTCCTTCTCAGTATAAAACAATTCAAAACGCTGTTGATGCTGCATCTCCAGGAGATTTGGTTTTAGTAGCTAATGGAATATATAAAGAAGAAGTCACTGTAACGACACCATCCATCACCATTCGAGGAGAAGATAGAAACCTAACCATTATCGATGGTGAATTCCTTCGAGGTAATGGTATCATGGTTGTTGGAGCCGATGGTGTTGCAGTTGAAAATATCACAACTAGAAACGCAACACTCAATGGAGTATATTGGACTGGAGTAAAAGGTTATAGAGGATCTTATATTACAGCATACAATAATGGTGATTATGGTGTGTATGCATTTGATTCTGTTGATGGTCTCATTGAACATTCCTTTGCATCTGGTTCTCCTGACTCAGGTTTTTATATTGGTCAGTGTAATCCGTGTAATGCGATCATAAACGATGTAATTTCCGAGAATAATGCCTTAGGTTATTCAGGAACAAATTCAAGTGGTAATATCTATCTTTTGTCTTCCATTTGGAGAAAAAACCAACTAGGAATTGGCCCGAATACATTAGATCGTGAATTATTACCTCCACAAAAACAAATGGTTGTGAAGAAAAATATAGTTTATGATAACAATAATGCAAATGCACCTTCTAAAAAATTGGAATATCCTTCCATAGGGAATGGAATCGCACTGCTTGGTGCATTGGAAAATGTGGTCGAAGGAAATTTAGTGTTTAATCATAACAATTATGGAATTCTTGTTACGATGAACATTGATGAAAACATTTGGATTTCTAATAATAATATTGTTAGAAATAATCAAGTTTACCATTCAGGTCGAGGAGACATTGCACTTAGTGGTCCTGTAAATGTTGGGAATTGTTTTGAGGGAAATACTTATGGAGTATCAAGTCCTCCATTTTTGGAATCCTTACAATCTTGTTCAGGAATTCGGTACCCACACATAGGTGATCTGTCTTCTAGTATTGGGCTACTTGCTTTGTTTGTGCAAGCAAACTTAAAAGAGTTTGTATTAGGTTCCTATAAAAACCAACCGATTCCACCTGCACAATCCAATATGCCAAAAGAATTATTGGCAAAGGTTGTTCCTGCTCATGATGTTTTTGAAACGAATAAGGGACTCATTGATACAGCAGAGTTACCTAAGATGGATCAAAAAGATTTTGAAGCACAGACTAACAAAATGTATACCTCTGGATGGAGAGTCCACTTTCCTGGAACTCTGAAAACATGGTACTTTCATATTATGGGATACCTACTACCGTTTGCAATTTTTGCTGCATGGACAGGTCTTGCAATGTTAGACAGATTTTCCATTGTTGGTGCGAAAGTAGATAAATACTTTTGGTTGATACTACTTTTACCATTTATAGGATCGTTGGTTTATTTATTCTCCAAAGATTCAAAAATTTCTCCGATAGTCAGAAATACTGTCGTATTCGGTGGGATTCTATTGTTTTTAACTATACTGGCTTACGCTGGTTATGCGATGACTGCGGTGACGGAACCGTCTATAACTTAA
- a CDS encoding PLDc N-terminal domain-containing protein: METNFANPGFWTYFIGSYAYYLPFVLTMVWAPLALFGLSKQKDMTTIKQVIWSLVILVVPVIGPALYLLFIDTEYEKKFKQIAVGGGLAVFVIVWALSLISHI; this comes from the coding sequence ATGGAAACAAATTTTGCAAATCCAGGTTTTTGGACATATTTTATCGGATCGTATGCGTATTACTTGCCATTCGTTTTAACAATGGTTTGGGCTCCTCTAGCTTTGTTTGGTTTATCGAAACAAAAGGATATGACAACGATCAAACAAGTGATTTGGTCACTTGTGATATTGGTTGTTCCCGTAATTGGTCCTGCTTTGTATTTACTCTTCATCGATACAGAATATGAGAAAAAATTCAAACAGATTGCGGTAGGTGGTGGACTGGCAGTATTTGTAATTGTTTGGGCATTAAGTTTAATCTCTCACATTTAA
- a CDS encoding TetR/AcrR family transcriptional regulator, whose translation MNTVINPRKIPQQKRSKERYQKIVDTAIQLLGEVGYDDLTTDLIAEKSGISVGSIYQFFPNKESIIYSHAENSYLIMHDLFFEKVTKELKKIKKFTPEFVDFTLFAFEQTLNEVKGYRLIHSILYTNEALLHLDIESNERFAKSLAEKVILVMFPKVNKKRSFYISLMIVEAVDSVIKIVHRTKKPSEKKQVLAELKTLLLVYFSTFQ comes from the coding sequence ATGAATACCGTCATCAATCCCAGAAAAATCCCTCAACAAAAACGTTCCAAAGAACGATATCAGAAAATTGTTGATACGGCTATACAGCTATTAGGTGAAGTGGGATATGATGATTTAACTACGGATTTGATTGCAGAAAAAAGTGGCATATCAGTTGGTTCGATCTATCAATTTTTTCCAAACAAAGAATCCATTATATATTCACATGCTGAGAATTCATATTTAATTATGCATGATTTGTTCTTTGAAAAAGTTACCAAAGAATTAAAAAAGATCAAAAAGTTCACTCCTGAATTTGTCGATTTTACATTGTTTGCGTTTGAACAAACATTAAATGAAGTGAAAGGTTATCGATTGATCCATTCAATTTTATACACGAATGAAGCATTATTACATTTAGATATTGAAAGTAATGAGAGGTTTGCAAAATCCTTAGCCGAAAAAGTGATATTGGTTATGTTTCCAAAAGTGAACAAAAAACGATCGTTTTATATCTCACTCATGATTGTTGAGGCAGTTGATTCTGTTATCAAAATTGTCCATCGAACCAAAAAACCTTCTGAGAAAAAACAAGTTTTGGCGGAACTCAAAACCTTACTTTTAGTATATTTTTCCACTTTTCAATGA
- a CDS encoding sensor histidine kinase, translating to MGITIGKFLEKPYLSICLLFLITSVSITSYVYSLLKPKDNSISEYYLSENADYFVGDIPADDSGQIDFQKMHKVYWLSSSGWINDEEFKRITDSEYIWLRSKSFSTIENEELHFLLEHAGLNIEIFNEFGESIFKYGEFKDTQYLPNIFQSKFSWVKIPKDKSQYYYLRLFHKKGILFSITIIDNLIGKQTALYREIALKNLTTIFFHSFFMMIGIICALVYFIEYKKQYNILLDFSSFSLCFGILGLTSNEFIRYLFTNTQTLYVLSIISANFVFIPMLSGVRRLFGSGSFKALDYLIYIDVFICSLTTILVFSLPFSDISHSFLISTRSFFILFNLINILGPIFITYEAWKKGSKEALGHFIGFSITLFLVILEIFLAIKYNDTSPSGIVFWGVLFGVISQGFALERTLFNDRQKALLYKEDLLKAEKTLKESQLKTLQTKMNPHYLFNSLNTIHALHKIKPELIGDAIMSLANNYRFISDRTDRDWIPFEEEWNFLEDYLHLQKLRFYDTIQIDFKKTGDFSSVILPPLLLQPIIENSFKHGFRSTSAVQFQLFIHAKMIKDSVFSFVVYDNGTGISDDLLSDKQKLMSRSLGNIKERLKNLYTDFSFEITKNYPEGTRTEIEIILTSKVQISS from the coding sequence ATGGGAATTACAATAGGCAAATTTTTAGAAAAACCATATCTATCAATTTGCTTATTGTTTTTAATTACTTCTGTTTCGATTACTTCTTATGTTTATTCACTTTTAAAACCTAAAGACAATTCGATTTCCGAATACTACTTATCTGAAAATGCTGATTATTTTGTTGGAGATATTCCAGCAGATGATTCCGGCCAAATTGACTTTCAGAAAATGCATAAAGTGTATTGGTTATCCTCATCGGGTTGGATTAATGACGAGGAATTCAAACGAATTACGGATTCAGAGTACATTTGGCTAAGATCAAAATCTTTTTCAACGATTGAAAATGAAGAACTACATTTCCTACTAGAACATGCAGGATTAAACATTGAAATTTTTAATGAATTTGGTGAATCCATTTTTAAATACGGAGAATTTAAGGATACACAGTATTTACCAAATATTTTCCAATCTAAGTTTTCCTGGGTAAAAATCCCAAAGGATAAATCACAATACTATTATTTACGATTATTTCATAAAAAAGGTATTCTATTTTCTATCACCATTATTGACAATTTAATCGGAAAACAAACTGCCCTTTACCGAGAGATCGCTTTAAAAAATTTAACCACCATCTTTTTTCATTCATTTTTTATGATGATTGGAATCATTTGTGCGTTAGTCTATTTTATTGAATACAAAAAACAATACAACATACTCCTAGATTTTTCTTCTTTTTCTCTATGTTTTGGAATTTTAGGATTAACCTCAAATGAATTTATTCGTTACCTATTTACCAATACCCAAACATTATATGTTTTATCTATTATTTCTGCCAACTTTGTATTTATACCAATGTTATCAGGTGTTAGGAGATTGTTCGGAAGTGGATCATTCAAAGCGTTAGATTACCTAATCTACATTGATGTTTTTATTTGTTCACTGACAACTATACTAGTATTTTCCCTTCCGTTTTCGGATATTTCTCATTCATTTCTCATCAGTACTCGCAGTTTTTTTATCTTATTCAATTTGATCAATATCTTGGGACCAATTTTTATCACGTATGAAGCTTGGAAAAAAGGAAGTAAGGAAGCACTTGGTCACTTCATTGGTTTTAGTATTACTTTATTCTTAGTGATTCTAGAAATATTTTTAGCAATCAAATACAATGATACTTCTCCTTCAGGAATTGTTTTTTGGGGTGTTTTATTTGGAGTGATCTCGCAAGGATTTGCTTTGGAAAGAACATTGTTTAACGACAGGCAAAAAGCCTTACTCTACAAAGAAGATTTACTAAAAGCTGAAAAAACTCTAAAAGAAAGTCAGTTAAAAACATTACAAACAAAAATGAATCCACATTATTTGTTTAATTCACTGAATACAATTCATGCATTACACAAAATCAAACCAGAACTCATTGGTGATGCGATCATGAGTCTTGCCAATAATTACCGTTTTATTTCTGACAGAACAGACAGAGATTGGATTCCATTCGAAGAGGAGTGGAATTTTTTAGAAGACTACTTACACTTACAAAAACTTAGATTTTATGATACAATTCAAATAGACTTTAAAAAAACTGGGGATTTTTCTTCCGTTATTTTACCTCCTTTGTTGTTACAACCTATCATTGAAAATTCATTTAAACATGGATTTAGAAGTACGTCAGCTGTACAATTCCAATTATTCATTCATGCAAAGATGATCAAAGATTCAGTGTTTAGTTTTGTTGTGTACGATAATGGAACAGGAATTTCAGATGATTTATTATCAGACAAACAAAAGTTAATGAGTCGTTCTTTAGGAAACATCAAAGAAAGACTCAAAAATCTTTACACTGACTTTAGCTTTGAAATTACAAAAAATTATCCAGAAGGAACAAGAACAGAAATCGAAATCATATTAACTTCTAAAGTTCAGATATCTTCCTAA
- a CDS encoding SCO family protein produces the protein MIRLIYFIFIFFVSFGCQSKNALNQEVWNRLGFVLPDGHSLNPQFWSEKKSVLYFGFSHCPDMCPLTLTNFGRASLILGERAKNFQFVFITLDPERDSPATLEKYVKNFPSKNLTALSPNVESLETLTKIFGIVKEKVGEGNSYRIDHSNFIYVLDQNQKTIKTFPGGVSGNALATELRKISEL, from the coding sequence ATGATTAGACTGATCTATTTTATTTTTATTTTTTTCGTTAGTTTTGGATGCCAATCAAAAAATGCACTGAATCAAGAAGTATGGAATCGGTTAGGATTTGTTCTTCCCGATGGCCACAGTTTAAACCCACAATTTTGGTCTGAGAAAAAGTCGGTATTATACTTTGGATTTTCACATTGTCCAGATATGTGCCCACTAACATTGACAAATTTTGGTAGGGCCTCATTGATATTGGGGGAACGTGCTAAAAACTTTCAATTTGTATTTATTACATTGGATCCTGAAAGAGACTCTCCGGCTACTTTAGAAAAGTATGTAAAAAACTTTCCCAGCAAAAATTTAACTGCTCTCTCTCCGAACGTTGAAAGTTTAGAGACTTTGACAAAAATATTTGGAATTGTGAAAGAAAAGGTTGGAGAAGGAAATTCTTACAGGATTGATCACTCCAATTTTATTTATGTATTGGATCAAAATCAGAAAACCATCAAAACATTTCCAGGTGGGGTATCTGGAAATGCACTTGCAACTGAACTTAGGAAGATATCTGAACTTTAG
- a CDS encoding multicopper oxidase domain-containing protein, with protein sequence MDRKSFLTTIGFGVMGFVGSIFGSIGFNSKKSNELCAPSDPTSSTNFGIVTTPSVSDNYQNSIGVAGSLRGTNTYGSMAHPPFFIKEDYTERFYFPPNYSNGKNKTKDFNLNLFPLSVNIAHNVNYQAWTFDGIVPGPILRANLGDNLRIHVKNSSPDPHSLHFHGTHDPLEDGWEPIPAFGERTYTIEAGPIGLHPYHCHVPPLMVHTAKGLYGALLVDPPTKRKPAHEFVLTFSGWDTKGQGKNDFYTWNGIAGIYDRYPMKVPVGERVRFYIQNMMEREPVMTFHLHAQTFDIIRSLGSTVPDGHSDVVTIGQTERVVIEFVLKKKGRYMFHPHQTHMAENGGMGWIVAV encoded by the coding sequence ATGGATCGGAAAAGTTTTTTAACTACAATTGGATTTGGTGTGATGGGTTTTGTGGGATCAATTTTTGGTTCCATTGGCTTTAACTCTAAAAAATCCAATGAGTTATGTGCACCTTCAGATCCAACTTCTTCGACAAATTTTGGGATCGTAACTACTCCGAGTGTCAGTGATAATTATCAAAACTCCATTGGAGTTGCAGGTAGTTTACGTGGAACAAATACATATGGGAGTATGGCACACCCTCCTTTTTTTATCAAAGAAGATTATACGGAACGTTTTTACTTTCCACCTAACTATAGTAATGGTAAGAATAAAACAAAGGATTTTAATCTAAATCTTTTTCCATTGAGTGTTAATATTGCCCATAATGTAAATTACCAAGCATGGACATTTGATGGAATTGTTCCAGGTCCAATCCTACGTGCCAATTTAGGGGATAATCTACGAATCCACGTAAAAAATTCAAGTCCTGACCCACACTCACTTCATTTTCATGGAACGCATGATCCATTGGAAGATGGTTGGGAACCAATTCCTGCTTTTGGAGAACGTACCTATACGATTGAAGCGGGTCCGATAGGATTACACCCATACCATTGCCATGTGCCTCCTCTCATGGTACACACCGCCAAAGGTTTGTATGGTGCTTTATTGGTAGATCCTCCTACCAAACGAAAACCAGCTCATGAATTTGTATTAACTTTTTCTGGATGGGATACCAAGGGCCAAGGAAAGAATGATTTTTATACTTGGAATGGAATTGCTGGGATTTATGATCGATACCCAATGAAAGTTCCCGTTGGGGAACGAGTTCGGTTTTATATCCAGAATATGATGGAAAGAGAACCTGTAATGACTTTCCATTTGCATGCACAAACTTTTGATATCATCAGAAGTTTAGGTTCTACTGTTCCTGATGGCCATTCTGATGTGGTAACAATAGGACAGACAGAACGAGTTGTGATCGAATTTGTTCTTAAGAAGAAGGGTCGGTATATGTTTCATCCTCATCAAACGCATATGGCTGAAAATGGAGGAATGGGTTGGATCGTAGCTGTTTAA